The region GGAAAAGcaaaggaattgtaaaaagagATTGGAGTGGATGTTaaatttcctatgaaatgtagtacaaaagattccataggaaaaattcctatgggatccaatcctatgaatcaaaggaccaacataggaaaaattcttaaggatttcaatcctccagaaatcctataaaattcctttgaatcaaaggagcccttagtGAACTGTCAGCGGCAGACCTAGGATACCCTATCCCACATCTGTTTCCTATCTAACCCCTGTGGTGTTCTTCAGAGAACCAGATACTACCACTACCACTAAGGCACTAACTAACTGCAACAGTATTAAAGCCAGCGGTCAGATGGTGGTCACCGACACCCACAGTGCCACAACCATATATACTCTTCAACATTGGACTTCATTTCCAATTTGCATGTAACTATTTAAGATAGTAACACAGTTAAACAGCACTGTCTTGAACTGAAATTTATGGAATTTTCACATGGAAACAAACAGGTGTCCTTGAAAGATATGGCACCTCTGCAAATAATGGCCGGGTCATGAGTCATCACTCCTCAACAACAGCAACAGCCGCGGGTACCCATATAGAGGAGGCGAGCGCCGCACAGATCCTGCAACGGACCACGCCGGCTGGTCCTCCTGCATCGATGGAAATGGCAAGGATGGGCAGCCCGGAAAGACGAGTGCGTCTGAGCCAGCATCATCATGTGATTGGAAAAGGTAGAGCGGAATCGAGTGCggcccaagcatggaagaggaagaaTAAACAGCCCGTCGTCGTGCACTCCACCATCCCGATCGATCGATCTGACCACGCCATGAATGGCGAAGGAACAAACTCACACACAGAGGACATGCATGCATGATCAGAGTCAAGACGAAACCAAAACTTTACTAGTACTGCTACACTTGTTgcatttttctttttttggttttccaatggaAAACGACCTCTCAGACTGTACACTGCTGCCACGGATGGCGGCACCGGGGTTTCACCGGTCCTCCAGCTCCTCGAATGTTTGGGTTTGAATATGACATCTTCGAATTTCCTCTCTGTTTTCCCGCTGCTTGCTGGTGCTGTTGTTGCCGTCGCGGCATCGCCGGATGGTTGACGGTTGACggctgatcagcagctcatcgcctCGCACTTGACCGCCATGGGCGGCCGGTCGAACCGGCCGCGGGACAGCAGCGTCCCGACCACCGCCATGTCGCGGCAGAACGCGCCCTGGAACATCGGGCTCATCGCCGCCGCGCTCAGCCTCGGCGTCGGCGGTGACGGCGGCGCGACTTGCACCGGGATGTTCTCGCAGCGGACACGCTCTGTCTGCTTGGGGCTCTCCGGCACGGctgccgcttcttcttcttcttcttcttgcatggCCGCTGACGCtgcggcttcttcttctgcttgctTGGTCGCCGACGCTGCGGCGGCGGCCACGGTGGCAgccaatgcggcggcggcggcgtcctcccTGGCCCTCTGCCGCGCGGCGGCCTCCTCGTCCAGCACGGCGGACATGATGTGCGAGTACCCCTTCTGCAGCATCCGGTAGAGGAACAGGGCCGACATGCGCGCCTGGTCGCGCACGGCGTCCAGGTCGCGGTGCTCGTCCACCAGCTCCAGCCGCTCCGCGAACGACGCCGACCGGTCCGGCTTCAGCTTCAGCGTCAGCAGGAGGTGCGCGCGCACCACCTCCGACCGCGCGCAGCCGCGCGGGACCCCGAGGAGCGCGTAGTAGTCCACGTTGCACCCGTCGCCGGCGGCCACGCGGGCGCGGAGCTGCTGGACGCGGGCCACCAGCTCGCGGTGCGCACCGGCGATCTCGCGCTGCCGGACGCCGCCCTGCGGCCGCCAGCTCGGCCCCGGCAGCTTCCCGTCACGGAGGGCCGCGTCGTAGAGCAGCTTCAGGTGGTCCAGGTCGCGCAGGCTGTCGGGGATCGCGCCCACGGACTCGAGCAGGTCGGCGCGCGCGCGCAGCGCCGGGATGAACGCCGGGTCGAGCGCCAGCGCGCGGTTGCagtcggcgatggcgtcggccggcCGCCCGGACGCGCGGAACGCCGCGGCGCGGCCCACCAGGCAGGCCGTGGCGAAGGAGTGCGGGAGCACGCCGCCGCGGCGCGCGTCGAGCACCTTGTTGAAATGGCGCACGGCCTCGGCGGGGAGGCCGGCGTCCAGCGCCGCCacagcggcggcgcggcggcggagcaGCAGCTTCACGTGCGCCAGCAGCTGTGACACCGAGTCCGCCTCGCTCGCCGGCGGCATCCCGGACGCCTGGCTGAACTTGCACGGCGCCCTTCTGCTGGCTGCAGGCACATTGGCCGTCGAGTTGGACGGGGAGAAGCTGTCCTCCGACCAGCACACGCTCTCGCGGCGGAACGCGGCcgtggcgaggcggcggccggtCTGGAGGAGCACCACGGCGTCCTCCATCAAGCCGAGATGGAAGCAAGCCTGACCCAGGACCAAGTACCTGCACACGAATTGACAATGGCAATCAGCACTGCTTGTTGCAAAGCGGCATCAATGTTCGATTTGGTAATCAAGGCAATGGCGAGTGATTCTCTTACCTCCACTGGGTCTCGGCGTCGGAGTTCTTGGATAGGCCGGCGACGACGCGGCGCTTGATCTCGGACACGTCGAAGCAGCAGAGGAACAGGGAGCCCCCGGCGCCGGAGATGGAGAGCTCGCGGCCCGGGGAAAGAAGCCCCGCGCGAGACGCGCAGGCGAGGTCGCCGGAGCCGgacgagcaggaggaggaggaggtggccgtgtCATCCCCGGCGCAGGACTTGGCGCAGCTGGGAATGTAGTCGCGGAGCATCTCGGCGACGTCGCGGTACCGGCGGAGCGCGAGCAGCGCGCGCGCCCGGAGCTCGAGCGCGGCCTCCATGCGCGGCGACATCTCCAGCACCGCGCCGACCAGCCCGAGCGCGGCCGCGGCCGCCGAGTCATCCCCGCCgtcgccgtcccgcgccgccgcggccgccaGAGCCGCCCGCGCTTCGCCGATGTACCCGTTGATCACCTGCCGCGCACAACCGCCATGGAAACAAGCAGCCATCAG is a window of Triticum dicoccoides isolate Atlit2015 ecotype Zavitan chromosome 2B, WEW_v2.0, whole genome shotgun sequence DNA encoding:
- the LOC119362296 gene encoding uncharacterized protein LOC119362296 — its product is MAVSSPAPEPTRRSNKWRRGNRKVINGYIGEARAALAAAAARDGDGGDDSAAAAALGLVGAVLEMSPRMEAALELRARALLALRRYRDVAEMLRDYIPSCAKSCAGDDTATSSSSCSSGSGDLACASRAGLLSPGRELSISGAGGSLFLCCFDVSEIKRRVVAGLSKNSDAETQWRYLVLGQACFHLGLMEDAVVLLQTGRRLATAAFRRESVCWSEDSFSPSNSTANVPAASRRAPCKFSQASGMPPASEADSVSQLLAHVKLLLRRRAAAVAALDAGLPAEAVRHFNKVLDARRGGVLPHSFATACLVGRAAAFRASGRPADAIADCNRALALDPAFIPALRARADLLESVGAIPDSLRDLDHLKLLYDAALRDGKLPGPSWRPQGGVRQREIAGAHRELVARVQQLRARVAAGDGCNVDYYALLGVPRGCARSEVVRAHLLLTLKLKPDRSASFAERLELVDEHRDLDAVRDQARMSALFLYRMLQKGYSHIMSAVLDEEAAARQRAREDAAAAALAATVAAAAASATKQAEEEAAASAAMQEEEEEEAAAVPESPKQTERVRCENIPVQVAPPSPPTPRLSAAAMSPMFQGAFCRDMAVVGTLLSRGRFDRPPMAVKCEAMSC